The following DNA comes from Methanosarcina vacuolata Z-761.
TGGACGTGGCTCCCAGACCTGTATCAACAGCCCTCATCCCCAGGATCGCTACAAGAGAAAAGGACGCAAGGCTTGCACCTATAAGCTGGGCGATAATATACGCAGGGAGGTCTTTTGTGGGAAAGCGGCCTGTGGCCCAGAGAGCAAGACTTACCGCAGGGTTGATGTGGGTACCTGAAATGTGGCCGAAAGCATAGATCATGGAGGTGATTGCAATTGCAAAAGACATTCCTATGGCAAACCAGGCCGCAATGTCAATTCCTATGTTAAACTGGTTTCCGGGAAAAGCCTCCCAACCCTCCATAAGAAGCACGGTCGTTACCACCGAACCAGTACCCAGGAACACCAGGACATAAGTCCCTATTAATTCCGCAAGCGCACGTTTCATGAGGTTTGTTACTGCCATATCAAGCTCCTCAATAATAGGTTTGGGACAAAGGGAACTGTAAGGAGGGCTGTACTATATTCATTTACGTAAAAAATTACACTTGAAATTGAGATGAAATTGAGATTACTCATTTCCTGATCCGAAGCATTGTGTTTCCAGTTTTTTATGAGAACCCAGGTGTAAATAGTTGTGTTCAAGACTATAGAAAGGGTCTGCGTGGAAGACTTCTTCTCGGTTA
Coding sequences within:
- a CDS encoding MIP/aquaporin family protein, translating into MAVTNLMKRALAELIGTYVLVFLGTGSVVTTVLLMEGWEAFPGNQFNIGIDIAAWFAIGMSFAIAITSMIYAFGHISGTHINPAVSLALWATGRFPTKDLPAYIIAQLIGASLASFSLVAILGMRAVDTGLGATSMFYGVGYGQAIFCEAVCTFFLMLTIMGTAVDRRAPPGFAGLAIGIVVAADVIVVGNITGSSLNPARTFGPYLAESLLGGANLWTQFPIYIIGPIAGALVAAFLYDFVAEPKKAD